The DNA window CATTCCTAATAATTTTTTGAGTGCTGTTTTTATGTCTTCTGCCTTTTGTATCGCGCCTTCTTTTGTGTACTTTCCTGTTGCAATTAAGTAACTGGTGTACAGAGTTGACCACTCCGCTTGCTGTGATAGAGTTTCCGGATTCCAATTATCTGGGTCAGTTGGTTCTGGTGGCGCTGCCACCAGAAATTCGCAGATGGCGTATGCTACTCTGTCGTTATCGCTTGCTGTTTTGGTCTCCGGTTGTTCCACTGTAGCACAGCCTTGTGTCCTGTCGTCTTTGGCGTACATGCTTGTCTGTTCTGCCGTTAGTCCTGAGTCAGCTGCCACAGATCCCAGGGTGACTTTCAAAGCATTGCTGCCTTCGCTGCCGCTGGCGTCGCATCGTGTGCCGCCTGTTGCTGTGTCTACGCTGGCCTGCGCCCCTTTTCCTTGCGCCGCCACCTGTGGCAGCCTCGGCGGTGTTGTCGACAGCTTTAGTagctttatttttgttgcggCCTCCCAGTTGAACGCTGTTGATTCTACGCCTGTGTCTGTGGCCTTTCTCAGGTCGCAGGTGTCGCGTGTTGATCCTGATTGTGTTAGCGTGAATGTGCATTTCGCATTGTATGTCGCCTAGCCGGAGGCGTACGCTGCACCTCCTGCTGTTAGCGATGGGCTACAGTACAAAGCTTCTATATAGCCTATCCTTTCTGAAAGTATCCGCTGTGCCCTTTGGGAAGCTTCCTGTCGCCACTTGAGCTCTTCCGCGTGCTTTTTATGTTGTATCATAGCGTAAGCGCTGAGGGTGGTGTAAGCCGCTTTGAGCTGTTTGTCGGTCGTCTGAACCACCGCCAGTTGCCATGCTGTTGCATAGGTTTGTAGCTTGTGTATCAGGTTCCTCCCTGTTTCCGCCTGCTTTGCTATGTATTTTGAAACAGCCGCTAAGTATATAATCTCAGAACACCGGTTGTTGATCGTGTTGCTTGCTGCGTCGTCTTTGCCGCTGACATTAGTAACAGCTGCCGCGAGCAACAAGCAAGCAAGCACATATTTTCTTGATATCTCCATTTTCACCGCTTCTACACAGTATTGAACTAGTTTATAGTTTCAAAGTTcggttttcgtttttctgctttgttttgGGGTGCAGGACGCCAACTATGTTGATTCTGTGCAAGgcgaaaaaatagaagaatgGAAAAACTATTGCCTCAGTGCAGCAGCCACTTTACTTCGTTGAGCTAGTTTGtaggttttcttttttagtcCTTTTGCAAGCTCTATGATCGATTTATTCCGCCACAATTAACTGTTTTGCATGTCCCCCTTGTCGTCGTTCACCTCAATGCCTCTAAATACCTCTAGGGTAAAtatctctgttttttctcaGAAGACAACCACTGTCTCCACTTGCGAGTTTTAGATTTTCATCATCATGTCTGTATGCACTAGTGTCGTTACTAACTGCACTGGTATTATTTACTGCTGTTGCGTATTGTTAGGTGTTTTCGCTGGAATTGGCAGCGGATCACACCGTCTGCTTTGCAACTTCTTTTACATAGCTGCCATCACACCTATCGGTAAGTTagcgtgttgttttcctATTGGCATTATTGAAATCTTACCCATGTATGACAGTCTTCGCGCAGTTGTTACAGCTACCGCGAATGTAACTCTTTTAATACGACGATTTTTTAACAAGTGCAATCTAGCACCCGCTGTTAGTTCTATTCCTCTCCGCtacttatttccttttttctaaCTTAACGATAAAGAAAGCTGTAGGGTTCCAAATTACATACGGGAAACGGATGccattttctgttttcttacTGCTTAATTCGATCCACTTGTACTTTTCTAACTCAACTCGTTTCTAACATGCCAAATCTGCCATTCATATTTGCGTTTTACATTTTACATGCTAATACAGAAAATAACTAAATGTTTTGTGTTCATACAATAACTTTTCCAATTCTGTTGCGTCTTAAAACAACTAATTAACACTATTTCTACAGTGTCTTGTGATGTGATAAAGTTTTTTATACTTTTTATTAATTTCTTTGACGCATTCCTCTGCTTACTGCTTATCCTTCTAAAATTTAGGCGGTCGCAACACTTTCCGAAAGATTTAAAGCAATCATGAGCTAGTTGATTTACTTTTACTCATTCGTGCTTTTAACTCTGCAGTACCAAAAACTCTTATACCAATTGTACGGTTTTTCAAtgaatcttttttttgctgtacAAGTAAAAAATTAGTGTAGCCTTGCCGCTAATTCTATATAATAGATAAAGGTCCTCTAACTGTTTATTTGTGCGATACCTTAAGTAATATCCGCTTTATTCGTTTTTAAAGCATGGTAATACATTAGTAGTCGCAGTTTTAAAATCAGAAAAccgataatattatattgtttcACATGAAGACCCAAAATTATTACTGCATCTGATGAGAAAACTTCTGTGTTACATTACAGTTACACAGTCCCTTCCCCAtgtttcttcatcttttactgctttttcttcgaaacaaaaataagaaatcACTATCAGATTAATAACCAGAAATGTAACCGTTAGTGCAGATGTAGCACCTATTCATTTTTTAGTAAAATACTGAGTATCATATCTTCCttctattgtttttattccgTACGCTGTAATGCATATACTTCTGTTTCATTACATgcattgtttccttcttttccactttcTGTCAGTGCCTCTGCCAATACCGTAGCATCTCCGTTTAGATTTCAAACTatgttgtttctcttcttattGTCCTTCATCACCTCCTTGCGTATGATTCCcatcttcatttttgtgtttcaagCTGCACATATTCCATCTATGtctacctttttctttctgagTTACTCTTAACAAAATTATTCGTGCGCTCTCTTACTTACTCTTTGTCACTCACTTGAATTTCAccatttaaaatattttgaGTGCTTCTGTTATTTTAGTGCATTCGGTCATTACCATTTTCATTATATTATTAGTACATATACATTCACAATGCTTTCCTACTACTAATTTTTCTGTTATAACTCAaaataatattcataaaattggaaaaaaattataatgaCAGTCATCTTTAATACTATATCACATTCCTGATTTGCACCCCTATGCACTTTTCACGCACATTTTACTATATCTatattttcaaaataaatattcattatttttcaaAGGCttgacaaaaaatattaaaatatatcaactTTTagtatattttttaaaaacaggaaatttcataaatttaaaCCAAAATATTTGAGAGTACTTTAAATATAATAgcaaaactgcaagcaaaagaggggcctttttaatgacaaaagaattgcttcctgttgcGTTTGTAGTTTTTTCATCGTTTTCTGATTTCACTCCCTCTTCAAGTTtacattttccctctttgaaTTCGCACCCATCCTTACCGTTGCACCGAGTTTTATCAGCTATTCCATCACATTCAGCCACCTTAGCATCATCTTTTGCATCTGTTTGGATGCCACTTGTTGGTTCCCGTTGTATCACCGTTAGACGCTGGTGCAGCAGCCGGGCCAGTACAGCATGCGTGTCGTCGTCTAACGTTAGTTTCTCGATTGCCTTCTGTTTTATATTATCGCCTTCACGGACCGGcaccgtttttgttttaatcaGCGGCTTGAATTTGGCGTCGAAGCCGTGCGTTCCTTTGCCGTACGCTGTCCTGAGATATGTTTTTAAATCGCTGTTAGTTGCAATGTCGGATTCTTTGACTAAATTCGTGAATTTTTTGGTGCAACTGGCTACTGCTTCTTGAATTACTGCGTCTTCCGCAAGTGTGTCGCCGCTTAGTTCTGGCATTGTATGGCCTTCCGCCTTCGTCTCCAGAGCTTCGCAGATGGCGTCggctattttttccccccttgtgGTGCCGGCACCCTTTTGCTTTGCATGGGCTGCGCAGACCTTTTTGccgttttcttccttgtaTATTGGTGTAGTTTGTGTTGTCGCTATGCTGTATTGCGACGGCTTGTAGCTGGTTGATACCGTATCCCCATTTGCCCAGCTGCAGCCGGCCATTGCCTGGCCGATTGTTTTGGTTCCACCGCCGCTGCTGGTGCAGCCGTTGCTGGCTACAGTAAACGTTAATTTGTCGACTTTCTTGAGTTTGTCCAAAGCGTTTAAGGCTGTTAATTTGAGCtgtgttgcttttgctgGGTCAGGTTGCTTGTTGGCTATGGTTCTGTCGGTGTCTGGCTGCGATATCGAGCAATCCGCCGAGTTGCTATGGGCTGTCTCCAGCTGCAGCATTGTCGTGCCGGCGCTGTTGGTGCCGTGGAGGGTTCCAGCCTTCACAGTGACTGCTAACTTACTGTTTTCGATCTCTGCGAGTAAAACACCTCGTTGCTCTTTGGAGTGCTCTAGTCCGCTCAGCAACGCGTTTGGTGGCTCCTCCGCTTGCTTTTGCCGAAGCTTCAGTACCTGTTTTGCTTTGACGGCTAAGGCGTTTATTAGACATTGGTCTTCCGGGCTGTctgccgccgccgctgctaTTTCGTATTTTGATGCTGTTAGCGCTGCTTCCTGCAGCCCTCGGTTTCTGTCTACGATCTTGCTGCGCAGGTGTTCTGCTATTTTCTTTAGATAAAACTCCTCGTCACAAAGTGTTCCTATTCCTGTCGCCGCCTCGTCGTTGGTGAGCTGTGCTATTGTGTACTGTATACTAGTAAAGAGCACTAATGTTAGTACGATCTGCTTGTTCggaattattttctttgccaTTTTGTGCCTGCTTAATTTCTTTAAAATGGGAAAAGGCGTTGGCTGCTGACTTCTTagattttgcttttcttttgcttgtcaGTGTTAATATCGATAAAGGCCGGTCTATATTTATTGAATATAGTATTCTCCTCTTTAAATCCAGTACTATACCACATTAAAATACTGAATACGTTTCTATGTCTAACACTTTGCGTTTTATAACGCCTAATTTGCATTACTTTGCAGTGATACCACGAGACATTGTCAATAACGATATAATGttggttttccttttgtaGGCGGCTTCTGATTCTTTAGCACTCCTGTCGTGGTTTATTGTTGGTTCTTCTTGGCTCTTGTTCTGTAAAAGGTGTCCTCCCTGCAGTCACCTGTTCTGAATTTTCTTGATACGTGCTTTCACAGCTTGGTAACTGTGCATTCCTGTGCGAAGTTTGCGTTTGATGAAGAGTGTCAGTTCCTTAGGCTTACACTAATATTGTAGAGGCGATGTTTTATTACTAACTCTCTCAACTTTATAAAAATCTTAGGATTGTTTAAATGCGAGCTCCTTTATTGTTTTGCCTCCATTTTTGTGTTGAGCTTTggttaaaaaattttctatGTCACAAATCTCGCCTATTTCTGATAGAGAAATGTAACTCCATGACTGTCTAAGATTAATGCTGTGCCTTTGTTATTTAAACTTTCTCCTAATTCTGTAAAATGATGCCTGTgacctctattttttttttgtcaaacCACGTCAATTTCACCCCTTACTCTTTTAATCTCTGTCTGagctacacacacacacatactcCCATTATACCTTGATGTTTCTTTCCGTGCATTTTTTGCAGTTTCtatttatcattattactgctcttattatattattcgtatatacacactcacaacactttcctattattattatcattattatcattattattattaatactgatcttattataatattcgtatatacacacactcacaacactctcctattgttattattatcattttcattttatcctAAATTCCTTATAATAGTCATTAAAAATAGATGACCAAAATTAGAATATCAttcatttttaattttctgtTACTATACTACCTTGCACACATAGGATACTATCATACATATTTAACtgaaattataaaattttcatttttttatgcttctcaaaatagaaaaatagcAAAGTTTCATACAGATTTATCATAGAAGAAATGCAAGTAAAGGAGGGGTTGTAATTCAAACAGAATTTCTCGCTCTATTGTTTGTAGTTTTCCCATCATTCCTTCCAGTTTCTTGGCTTTcttgttctgctgcttttttgccTCCCCCTATTCAATtttgcacttcttttctACACATTTTGCTTCAACCACTTTGCATGGTTGTTTGCATTTATCCCCTGTTCCTTTCGTTCAGAAAATTTCTTCTATCTCTTGTTTCTCTGGTTTGTTCGATTTTTCTGAAATTTCTTTGAATTTTTCTAAGTATTCTACGTTTTTGATTGCCGCTGTTGTATACGCCGCTAAAATACTGGTTAGGACGCTGATGTCCTCTTCGGTCG is part of the Trypanosoma brucei brucei TREU927 chromosome 11 chr11_scaffold02 genomic scaffold, whole genome shotgun sequence genome and encodes:
- a CDS encoding variant surface glycoprotein, coding for MAKKIIPNKQIVLTLVLFTSIQYTIAQLTNDEAATGIGTLCDEEFYLKKIAEHLRSKIVDRNRGLQEAALTASKYEIAAAAADSPEDQCLINALAVKAKQVLKLRQKQAEEPPNALLSGLEHSKEQRGVLLAEIENSKLAVTVKAGTLHGTNSAGTTMLQLETAHSNSADCSISQPDTDRTIANKQPDPAKATQLKLTALNALDKLKKVDKLTFTVASNGCTSSGGGTKTIGQAMAGCSWANGDTVSTSYKPSQYSIATTQTTPIYKEENGKKVCAAHAKQKGAGTTRGEKIADAICEALETKAEGHTMPELSGDTLAEDAVIQEAVASCTKKFTNLVKESDIATNSDLKTYLRTAYGKGTHGFDAKFKPLIKTKTVPVREGDNIKQKAIEKLTLDDDTHAVLARLLHQRLTVIQREPTSGIQTDAKDDAKVAECDGIADKTRCNGKDGCEFKEGKCKLEEGVKSENDEKTTNATGSNSFVIKKAPLLLAVLLLYLKYSQIFWFKFMKFPVFKKYTKS